In Methylomonas sp. ZR1, one DNA window encodes the following:
- a CDS encoding ketopantoate reductase family protein, translating to MSSKVLIVGAGAIGGFYGGLLAKVGAEVSVVCRSDYHIVKQQGYRIKSHDLGCWQFMPSQVLRNAADYDGQADYLILCSKVTPDIDRVALLRDAVAPHTAIVLIQNGVEIEQELQQAFPDNLLISGLAFICCNRLAPGEISHLAYGKLILGNLSDSHEPKTSHLRDLFLQAGIECAISEDIVASRWQKCVWNAPFNPLSVLSGGLATQAILQNQENFVRRVMQEVCSIAAACGHPLPTDIVEKHIALTCDMPPYKTSMLLDFERGQTMETEAILGNAVRAAQRQGLDCPCLQSLYVLMQLRELQIRSNSLLS from the coding sequence ATGAGTAGCAAAGTATTGATCGTAGGTGCCGGCGCTATCGGCGGCTTTTACGGTGGCCTGCTGGCTAAGGTTGGCGCAGAGGTCTCGGTGGTGTGCCGCTCCGATTATCACATCGTCAAACAACAGGGTTACCGTATAAAAAGCCATGACTTGGGTTGCTGGCAATTCATGCCTAGTCAGGTATTGCGCAATGCCGCCGATTACGATGGTCAAGCCGATTACCTGATTTTATGCAGCAAGGTAACCCCGGATATCGACCGGGTGGCACTGCTTCGCGATGCGGTAGCTCCACACACGGCGATTGTGCTGATCCAAAACGGTGTCGAGATTGAACAGGAGCTGCAACAAGCTTTCCCGGACAATCTGTTAATCAGCGGCTTGGCATTTATTTGCTGTAACCGGCTGGCTCCCGGCGAGATTAGCCACTTGGCTTACGGCAAGTTGATTCTGGGTAATCTGTCAGATAGCCACGAACCTAAAACATCGCATTTGCGCGATTTGTTCCTACAAGCCGGCATCGAATGCGCGATTAGTGAAGATATTGTCGCCAGCCGCTGGCAAAAATGCGTGTGGAATGCGCCGTTTAATCCGCTATCGGTACTGTCCGGCGGATTGGCAACTCAGGCGATATTGCAGAATCAGGAAAATTTTGTGCGCCGCGTTATGCAGGAAGTCTGCAGTATTGCCGCGGCTTGCGGCCATCCGCTCCCGACCGATATTGTCGAAAAACACATTGCTCTGACCTGTGATATGCCACCCTATAAAACCAGCATGCTGCTGGACTTCGAACGCGGACAGACCATGGAAACCGAAGCCATTCTCGGCAACGCGGTGCGCGCCGCCCAGCGGCAAGGTTTAGACTGTCCTTGCCTGCAGTCGCTTTATGTATTGATGCAACTCCGGGAGCTGCAAATCCGTTCTAATAGCCTTCTTAGCTAA